The following proteins come from a genomic window of Miscanthus floridulus cultivar M001 chromosome 2, ASM1932011v1, whole genome shotgun sequence:
- the LOC136540369 gene encoding cyclin-SDS-like, translated as MPPTMLAPVPTRPRSNPFRRRRGAAPLLLHQTAAAAAKRPAESSTSASSCFYSEVISNSSTSLAAYQHPEKRHRRQDADADEARPAGSECSEVIGGARVRPAEVEASESSCLGSVLESDLACPEQLADDAEATDYSAYDELTPSEPDDEEVLSGPSHSALYSLSPLISSPLTEDDNDDAPSATFSLFLDFAKQFVPCVHPKACAVSSTALDLLTGRRFEDLDDEESYERFRRRERREAVARDYTEVYSSIPDSYGILVLEQRVVMVNWIIEHSRLMNLQPVTMFMGIGLMDRFLTQGYMKGLSNFQLLSIACITLATRIEENQPYNCVLQKTFKVGINTYNQSEVVAMEWLVQEVLNFKCFVTTTHHFLWFYLKAANADDRVADLANYLAFLSLRNHKQLSFWPSTVAAAVVALACLATGKESSCHLVMETHMRTQDDDLPECLMSLEWLLNYVP; from the exons ATGCCTCCCACCATGCTCGCGCCGGTGCCCACCAGGCCGCGCTCCAACCCCTTCCGCCGGCGCAGAGGAGCTGCTCCACTGCTCCTCCATCAGACTGCGGCGGCTGCGGCGAAGCGGCCCGCTGAGTCGTCCACCTCAGCCTCCTCCTGCTTCTACAGCGAGGTGATCTCCAACTCCTCCACATCCCTCGCCGCGTATCAGCACCCGGAGAAGAGGCATCGGCGCCAGGACGCGGACGCGGACGAGGCGCGGCCAGCTGGCTCCGAGTGCTCGGAGGTGATCGGCGGCGCGAGGGTGCGCCCCGCCGAGGTCGAGGCCTCCGAGTCGTCGTGCCTTGGCTCCGTGCTCGAGTCCGACCTCGCCTGCCCGGAGCAGCTCGCCGACGACGCTGAGGCGACCGACTACTCCGCGTACGATGAGCTGACCCCGTCGGAGCCCGATGACGAGGAGGTGCTCAGCGGTCCCAGCCACTCCGCGTTGTACTCCCTCAGCCCCCTGATCAGCTCCCCATTGACCGAAGATGACAACGACGACGCGCCCTCCGCGACCTTCTCCCTCTTCCTCGACTTCGCCAAGCAGTTCGTCCCCTGCGTGCACCCAAAAGCGTGTGCCGTCTCCAGTACTGCTCTCGATCTCCTGACG GGGAGGCGATTTGAGGACTTGGACGACGAGGAGAGCTACGAGCGGTTCCGGCGGCGCGAGCGGCGCGAGGCTGTTGCGCGCGACTACACGGAGGTGTACAGCTCCATACCCGACAGCTACGGCATTCTCGTCCTGGAGCAACGTGTCGTCATGGTGAACTGGATCATTGAG CATTCACGTCTGATGAACCTCCAGCCAGTTACAATGTTTATGGGGATTGGATTGATGGACCGCTTCTTGACACAAGGGTATATGAAGGGTTTGAGCAACTTTCAGTTGCTGAGCATTGCCTGCATCACCCTGGCTACCCGCATTGAAGAGAACCAGCCATACAATTG CGTCCTTCAAAAGACTTTTAAAGTTGGGATCAATACCTACAACCAGAGTGAGGTTGTTGCCATGGAGTGGCTGGTTCAGGAGGTCCTCAACTTCAAGTGTTTTGTCACAACAACTCACCATTTCCTATG GTTCTATCTGAAGGCTGCAAATGCTGATGACAGGGTAGCGGACCTGGCAAACTACCTGGCCTTCCTCTCACTTCGGAACCATAAGCAGCTCTCATTCTGGCCCTCGACTGTGGCAGCCGCAGTGGTAGCCCTTGCTTGCCTTGCCACAGGCAAGGAGTCCTCATGCCATTTGGTGATGGAG ACTCACATGAGGACGCAGGACGATGACCTGCCAGAATGCCTAATG AGCCTCGAGTGGCTGCTCAACTACGTCCCGTGA